From Candidatus Eisenbacteria bacterium, a single genomic window includes:
- a CDS encoding NifU family protein, protein MQEQVKKIIDQLRPVIQADGGDLELMNVSDDGVVTLRVKGSCTGCGSAAATLRSGIERWIRGKVPGVREVVASE, encoded by the coding sequence ATGCAGGAGCAGGTCAAGAAGATCATCGATCAGCTCCGTCCGGTCATTCAGGCGGACGGCGGTGATCTGGAACTGATGAACGTCTCGGACGACGGCGTTGTGACCCTGAGGGTCAAGGGCTCCTGCACCGGGTGCGGAAGCGCCGCCGCCACGCTTCGCAGCGGTATCGAGCGCTGGATTCGCGGCAAGGTGCCGGGAGTGCGCGAAGTCGTGGCCTCCGAATGA
- a CDS encoding Mrp/NBP35 family ATP-binding protein: protein MSATVETVRAALATVQDPDLKRDLVTLGMIEDLAVEGGVARFTLVLTTAACPLKAEIEADCRRAVLAVPGVTEVQINTTSRTRKSASPTADRKALDGVAQVIAIGSGKGGVGKSTVSANLAVSLAASGARVGLLDGDIYGPNLPRMMGVTRQPSQRDGKIVPVGAHGLRFMSMGLLVNAGEAVVWRGPMLHGAIKSFLHDVDWGELDYLLVDLPPGTGDVQLSLIQQTFVAGAVVVTTPSTVAIEDAVKAIAMFDKLQVPVLGVIENMSYFMCPNCNERHDIFASGTGEQRALAMGLPFLGSIPIDPRVRAGGDEGRPVVLTDPDTVHGRAFQSIAGQLARRISIQSAAMAESAHA, encoded by the coding sequence ATGAGCGCGACGGTCGAGACGGTGCGGGCTGCACTCGCGACCGTGCAGGATCCGGACTTGAAGCGCGATCTCGTGACCCTCGGCATGATCGAGGACCTCGCGGTCGAGGGCGGGGTCGCCCGTTTCACGCTGGTGCTCACGACCGCGGCGTGCCCGCTCAAGGCCGAGATCGAGGCCGATTGCCGGCGCGCAGTCCTCGCGGTTCCCGGCGTGACCGAGGTGCAGATCAACACCACCTCGCGCACCCGCAAGAGCGCTTCTCCGACCGCCGATCGCAAGGCGCTCGACGGTGTCGCGCAGGTGATCGCGATCGGCAGCGGCAAGGGCGGGGTCGGCAAGTCGACGGTGTCTGCGAATCTCGCGGTCTCGCTGGCGGCCAGCGGAGCGCGCGTGGGACTGCTCGACGGCGACATCTACGGCCCCAATCTGCCGCGCATGATGGGCGTGACGCGGCAGCCCTCGCAGCGCGACGGGAAGATCGTGCCGGTGGGTGCTCATGGACTGCGCTTCATGTCGATGGGCCTGCTCGTGAATGCCGGTGAGGCGGTGGTGTGGCGCGGACCGATGCTGCACGGCGCCATCAAGAGCTTCCTGCACGACGTCGACTGGGGCGAGCTGGACTACCTGCTCGTCGATCTGCCGCCCGGGACCGGCGACGTTCAGCTCTCGCTCATCCAGCAGACCTTCGTCGCCGGCGCGGTGGTGGTGACGACGCCCTCGACGGTGGCGATCGAAGACGCGGTCAAGGCGATTGCGATGTTCGACAAGCTGCAGGTGCCGGTACTCGGCGTGATCGAGAACATGAGCTACTTCATGTGCCCCAACTGCAACGAGCGCCACGACATCTTCGCCAGCGGCACCGGCGAGCAGCGTGCACTCGCCATGGGTCTGCCGTTCCTGGGCTCGATCCCGATCGATCCGCGCGTGCGCGCCGGCGGCGACGAGGGCCGTCCGGTGGTGCTCACCGATCCCGACACCGTGCACGGCCGTGCGTTCCAATCGATCGCGGGCCAGCTCGCGCGTCGGATCTCGATTCAGTCGGCGGCCATGGCGGAATCCGCTCATGCGTGA
- a CDS encoding cysteine desulfurase — protein MREVYADHAATTRMAPEVLDAMLPYLGERFGNPSSVHARGDAAREALTAARERVAIATGANLEEVVFTAGGSEANNLALKGIVAMAAPERRRLVVSAVEHPSVLETARELEREGVPVTIVPVDADGIVSIAALERAIDSDVALVSLMIANNETGAIQPIAAAAALAHAAGARLHTDAVQALGKLPVSMATLDADLLSLAAHKFHGPPGVGALIVRRRTRLLPLVHGGHQERGRRAGTENLAGAVGLGVAIARAEARRESEAQRVSELSLRLWEGLRSRVERCRRNGPEANRLPGVLNLSFEGVDGEAVLHELDRHGITISTGSACSAAAAGPSHVLIAMGLSPELAHASVRFSLGEDTTEADLDHILQTVPPVVARLRSLGGPALERSA, from the coding sequence ATGCGTGAGGTGTACGCCGATCACGCCGCCACCACGCGGATGGCGCCCGAGGTGCTCGACGCCATGCTGCCGTATCTCGGCGAACGATTCGGCAATCCGTCCTCGGTGCATGCGCGCGGCGACGCGGCGCGCGAAGCATTGACCGCGGCGCGCGAGCGCGTCGCGATCGCGACCGGTGCGAACCTCGAAGAGGTGGTATTCACCGCCGGCGGCTCGGAAGCGAACAATCTGGCGCTCAAGGGCATCGTGGCCATGGCTGCCCCCGAACGCCGTCGCCTCGTGGTCTCGGCGGTCGAGCATCCCTCGGTGCTCGAGACCGCGCGCGAACTGGAGCGCGAGGGCGTGCCCGTCACGATCGTGCCGGTCGACGCCGACGGAATCGTCTCGATCGCGGCGCTCGAGCGCGCGATCGACTCCGACGTGGCGCTGGTGTCGCTGATGATCGCGAACAACGAGACCGGCGCGATCCAGCCGATCGCGGCGGCGGCGGCGCTGGCGCACGCGGCCGGCGCGCGACTCCACACCGACGCCGTGCAGGCGCTCGGCAAGTTGCCGGTCTCGATGGCGACGCTCGATGCCGACCTGTTGTCGCTCGCCGCGCATAAGTTCCACGGGCCGCCTGGAGTCGGTGCGCTGATCGTGAGACGACGCACCCGACTGCTGCCGCTCGTTCACGGCGGTCATCAGGAACGCGGACGCCGCGCTGGCACCGAGAATCTCGCCGGAGCGGTCGGGCTGGGGGTGGCGATCGCGCGTGCCGAAGCCCGCCGGGAGAGCGAGGCGCAACGCGTGAGCGAGCTGTCGCTGCGCCTGTGGGAGGGGCTGCGTAGCCGGGTCGAGCGCTGCAGGCGCAACGGCCCCGAAGCAAACCGACTGCCGGGTGTGCTCAACCTTTCGTTCGAGGGTGTCGACGGCGAAGCGGTGCTCCACGAACTCGATCGCCATGGCATCACGATTTCGACCGGCTCGGCGTGCAGTGCCGCCGCTGCGGGGCCCTCGCACGTGCTGATCGCAATGGGCCTGAGTCCCGAACTGGCTCATGCCAGCGTGCGTTTTTCACTCGGCGAGGACACGACCGAGGCGGATCTCGATCACATTTTGCAGACCGTCCCTCCGGTGGTCGCGCGGCTGCGATCGCTTGGCGGACCGGCGCTCGAGCGCAGCGCGTGA
- the pdxS gene encoding pyridoxal 5'-phosphate synthase lyase subunit PdxS, which produces MSKQRNGRSARPSKNGPNGKRSAGAASRASSTTSRAAANPPPRGSAADAWRLKVGLAEMLKGGVIMDVMTPDQARIAEEAGAAAVMALERIPARIRREGGVARMSDPGMIREIEAVVSIPVMAKCRIGHLAEAQILETLGVDFIDESEVLTPADEEHHIWKHEFKVPFVCGCRDLGEALRRIGEGAAMIRTKGEAGTGNVVEAVRHMRAVQKGLKKLASLRDDELMAEAKSLGAPFELVRQVARTGKLPVPNFAAGGVATPADASLMVQLGAEAVFVGSGIFEVGLDEAPRKTRELQLKMAQAIVKAVTHYDRPDILAQISEGLPKAMRGISMESIAEDQQLAKRGW; this is translated from the coding sequence GTGAGCAAGCAACGCAACGGTCGTTCGGCTCGGCCGTCCAAGAACGGACCCAATGGCAAGCGCTCCGCGGGTGCTGCGTCACGCGCGTCGAGCACGACTTCGCGAGCGGCTGCCAATCCGCCGCCGCGCGGCTCCGCGGCCGACGCTTGGCGGCTCAAGGTGGGGCTCGCCGAAATGCTCAAGGGCGGCGTGATCATGGACGTGATGACGCCGGACCAGGCGCGAATCGCCGAAGAGGCGGGGGCCGCCGCGGTCATGGCGCTCGAGCGCATTCCCGCGCGCATCCGACGCGAAGGCGGCGTCGCGCGCATGTCGGATCCCGGCATGATCCGCGAGATCGAGGCCGTGGTTTCGATTCCGGTCATGGCGAAGTGCCGCATCGGCCACCTCGCAGAGGCCCAGATTCTCGAAACTCTCGGCGTCGACTTCATCGACGAGAGCGAGGTGCTGACCCCCGCCGACGAGGAACATCACATCTGGAAGCACGAGTTCAAGGTGCCGTTCGTGTGCGGCTGCCGCGACCTGGGCGAGGCACTGCGCCGCATCGGCGAGGGCGCCGCGATGATCCGCACCAAGGGCGAAGCCGGCACCGGCAACGTGGTCGAGGCGGTGCGTCACATGCGCGCGGTCCAGAAGGGTCTGAAGAAGCTGGCCTCGTTGCGGGACGACGAACTCATGGCCGAGGCGAAGAGCCTGGGCGCGCCGTTCGAACTGGTGCGCCAGGTCGCTCGCACCGGCAAGCTGCCGGTGCCGAACTTCGCCGCGGGCGGGGTGGCGACTCCTGCCGATGCGTCGCTGATGGTGCAGCTCGGCGCCGAGGCGGTGTTCGTGGGCTCGGGCATCTTCGAAGTCGGGCTCGACGAGGCGCCGCGCAAGACGCGCGAACTGCAGCTCAAGATGGCTCAGGCGATCGTCAAGGCGGTGACGCACTACGACCGGCCGGACATTCTCGCGCAGATCAGCGAGGGATTGCCGAAGGCGATGCGCGGGATCTCGATGGAATCGATCGCCGAAGATCAGCAGCTCGCCAAGCGAGGCTGGTAG
- a CDS encoding radical SAM protein: MSLVQIDDASVARFPLQPLRHLDALWIQVAGTECNLSCAHCFVPSGPGIDRHALMSRAQVRERVSEALAFGVRELYLTGGEPFVNPELFEILGDSLAHLPCTVLTNGTLFTSARLAALRHLSDESRYALELRMSLDGASADAHDRVRGAGTFERTISGLIRCEAHDLCPIVTVTQWDESEPLEFRDQWVSMLRARGLRRPRLKVLPLFRLGRESERSGGYAREESLAGLTDDAFDPERLQCGSSRAITSQGVFVCPLLVDEPRARLGATLAEARTPFELRHGACFTCYRTGMTCGNG, encoded by the coding sequence GTGAGCCTGGTGCAGATCGACGATGCCTCGGTGGCGCGCTTCCCGCTCCAGCCCCTGCGCCACCTCGATGCGCTTTGGATTCAGGTCGCGGGCACCGAGTGCAACCTGAGTTGCGCTCATTGCTTCGTGCCGTCCGGCCCCGGTATCGACCGGCATGCGCTGATGTCGCGTGCCCAGGTGCGCGAGCGGGTCTCAGAGGCGCTCGCGTTCGGCGTGCGAGAGCTCTATCTGACCGGTGGCGAGCCGTTCGTGAATCCCGAGCTGTTCGAAATCCTCGGGGACTCGCTCGCTCACCTGCCATGCACGGTGCTCACCAACGGTACGCTGTTCACGAGCGCCCGCCTCGCGGCGCTTCGCCATCTCTCGGACGAGTCTCGTTATGCACTCGAACTGCGCATGAGCCTCGATGGCGCGAGCGCCGACGCGCACGACCGCGTGCGAGGCGCTGGCACCTTCGAGCGCACGATCTCGGGCCTGATCCGGTGCGAGGCACACGACCTGTGTCCGATCGTCACCGTGACGCAGTGGGACGAATCGGAGCCGCTCGAGTTTCGCGATCAGTGGGTCTCCATGCTCCGAGCGCGCGGCCTTCGAAGGCCGCGGCTCAAGGTGCTCCCCCTGTTCCGACTCGGCCGGGAGTCGGAGCGCTCGGGCGGCTACGCGCGCGAGGAATCGCTCGCCGGCCTGACGGACGACGCCTTCGATCCCGAACGCCTCCAGTGCGGAAGCAGTCGCGCGATCACCAGTCAGGGCGTGTTCGTTTGCCCGTTGCTGGTCGACGAACCGCGCGCGCGGCTGGGCGCGACGCTCGCGGAGGCACGCACACCGTTCGAGCTGCGTCATGGGGCCTGCTTCACCTGCTATCGCACCGGCATGACGTGCGGGAACGGGTGA
- the pdxT gene encoding pyridoxal 5'-phosphate synthase glutaminase subunit PdxT, translating to MGVLSLQGDFACHRAALEPLGVEVARVTLPADLAALDALVIPGGESTTMLRLMHSNGLRAPLAAFARQRPVLGTCAGLIVLGTSADRLPHPPLGALDVTVERNAYGRQLDSFEEVLEVPVLGGAFHGVFIRAPRIGRLGRGVEVIARRGRGPRGEVVGVRQRNVIGLTFHPELADDSRLHEWFVREVVTAPRRRNSEAA from the coding sequence ATCGGAGTGCTGAGCCTGCAGGGCGATTTCGCGTGTCACCGCGCCGCGCTCGAGCCACTGGGCGTCGAGGTGGCGCGAGTCACGCTGCCGGCGGATCTTGCGGCGCTCGATGCGCTGGTGATCCCGGGCGGTGAGTCGACCACCATGCTGCGGCTCATGCACTCGAACGGGCTGCGCGCGCCGCTCGCGGCATTCGCACGCCAGCGCCCGGTGCTGGGAACCTGCGCCGGGCTGATCGTGCTCGGAACCAGCGCGGACCGGCTGCCGCACCCACCGCTCGGGGCGCTCGACGTGACGGTTGAACGCAATGCCTACGGACGCCAGCTCGATTCATTCGAGGAGGTGCTCGAAGTGCCCGTCCTGGGCGGAGCCTTTCATGGTGTCTTCATCCGGGCGCCGCGCATCGGAAGACTCGGGCGCGGGGTCGAAGTGATCGCGCGGCGCGGGCGCGGGCCGCGCGGCGAGGTGGTGGGAGTTCGACAGCGCAATGTGATCGGACTCACGTTCCATCCCGAACTGGCGGACGATTCGCGGCTCCACGAGTGGTTCGTGCGCGAAGTCGTGACTGCGCCCAGGCGCCGGAACTCGGAGGCGGCGTGA
- a CDS encoding metallophosphoesterase — MRLALFGGVYSNHLALSRVLAEIGTRDVDATWCLGDLGGFGPHPDRSVERMRASGIPMLRGNLDDSIGHALADCACGYSDPRDNHFAQRSYDYALAHTSSSNREWLRERPEHARLELAGRRVLLCHGSPRRVNEFLWNSTCSDAFLEWLCEAHEADVIACTHSGLPWHRVLPSGRAVVNVGVIGRPANDGDPRGVWSELDFGSDVVVRFHRVAYDHEALAREMEAESLPAEFVETIRTGWWTTCLENVPAKERRAGRW; from the coding sequence ATGCGCCTCGCGTTGTTCGGCGGGGTCTACAGCAACCATCTGGCGCTGAGTCGCGTGCTCGCGGAGATCGGCACACGAGACGTCGATGCGACCTGGTGCCTCGGCGACCTCGGCGGCTTCGGCCCGCACCCCGATCGCTCGGTCGAGCGGATGCGCGCGAGCGGCATTCCCATGCTGCGCGGCAACCTCGATGACTCGATCGGTCATGCACTCGCCGACTGCGCGTGCGGCTACTCGGACCCGCGCGACAATCACTTCGCTCAGCGCTCCTACGACTACGCACTCGCCCACACCAGCTCATCGAATCGCGAGTGGCTGCGCGAACGACCGGAGCATGCCCGCCTCGAACTCGCAGGGCGTCGCGTGCTGCTGTGCCACGGCTCCCCGCGGCGAGTGAACGAATTCCTTTGGAACTCGACGTGCTCCGATGCGTTTCTCGAGTGGCTGTGCGAGGCGCACGAGGCCGACGTGATCGCGTGCACGCACTCCGGACTGCCGTGGCATCGGGTGCTGCCGTCGGGACGTGCGGTGGTCAACGTGGGAGTGATCGGACGGCCGGCAAACGATGGAGATCCGCGGGGCGTGTGGTCGGAACTCGACTTCGGGTCCGACGTCGTGGTGCGGTTCCATCGCGTCGCCTACGACCACGAGGCGCTGGCGAGAGAGATGGAAGCCGAGTCGCTGCCTGCCGAGTTCGTCGAGACGATCCGCACCGGATGGTGGACGACCTGCCTCGAGAACGTGCCGGCCAAGGAACGTCGCGCAGGTCGCTGGTAG
- a CDS encoding bifunctional oligoribonuclease/PAP phosphatase NrnA: protein MNPNEGHDAVARERSARVAASPERAALHAFLEKHQRFLLTTHINPDGDGIGSEVALARWLIDRGREVKILNDSVLPAHFTFLTDGLTVETWESELAERRFAEADAFVVLDTSNRQRIGRLSASLDRAMVPIAIIDHHVSHAHGFGQVNVIEAGAAATGEIIYDLIGEAGGTITPAIAEGLYVALMTDTGSFKYSNTDSHAHRMAAELLSHGLDPQRLHALVHTHASAGRLRFFGETLARLELASRGQLAILVATPEQFQRHGLAGADTDGLVDLPRTIAGVEAVVLFSEVEVGKVKVSMRSTGRVAVDQIASRHGGGGHLHAAGVLMRGTIEQARDRVQPELERVIAELEPRASGRA, encoded by the coding sequence GTGAACCCGAACGAAGGCCACGATGCGGTGGCACGCGAGCGCTCCGCAAGGGTCGCGGCGTCGCCCGAGCGCGCCGCCCTGCACGCGTTCCTCGAGAAGCACCAGCGCTTCCTGCTCACCACCCACATCAATCCGGATGGCGACGGAATCGGCAGCGAAGTCGCGCTGGCGCGCTGGCTGATCGACCGCGGTCGCGAGGTCAAGATCCTCAACGACTCGGTGCTGCCAGCGCACTTTACGTTCCTCACCGACGGACTCACGGTCGAGACTTGGGAATCCGAGCTCGCCGAGCGCCGTTTCGCGGAAGCCGATGCATTCGTGGTGCTCGATACCAGCAATCGCCAGCGCATCGGCCGGCTCTCGGCCTCGCTCGATCGAGCCATGGTCCCGATCGCGATCATCGATCATCACGTCTCGCACGCGCACGGGTTCGGACAGGTCAACGTGATCGAGGCCGGTGCGGCGGCGACCGGCGAGATCATCTACGACCTGATCGGCGAGGCGGGCGGCACGATCACCCCTGCGATCGCCGAGGGTCTCTATGTCGCGCTGATGACCGACACCGGCTCGTTCAAGTACTCGAATACCGACTCGCACGCGCATCGCATGGCGGCCGAGTTGCTGAGCCATGGGCTCGATCCGCAGCGCCTGCATGCGCTGGTTCACACGCATGCCTCGGCGGGACGACTGCGCTTCTTCGGCGAGACTCTGGCGCGTCTCGAACTTGCGTCGCGCGGTCAGCTCGCGATCCTGGTCGCGACTCCCGAGCAGTTTCAGCGCCACGGGCTGGCCGGCGCGGATACCGATGGGCTCGTCGATCTGCCGCGCACCATCGCAGGTGTCGAAGCCGTGGTGCTGTTCTCCGAAGTCGAAGTCGGCAAGGTCAAGGTTAGCATGCGCTCGACCGGCCGCGTCGCCGTCGATCAGATCGCCAGCCGTCACGGCGGCGGCGGCCACCTGCATGCGGCGGGCGTGCTGATGCGCGGCACCATCGAGCAGGCGCGCGATCGCGTGCAGCCCGAACTCGAGCGCGTGATCGCCGAGCTGGAACCGCGAGCGTCGGGGCGCGCGTGA
- a CDS encoding S8 family serine peptidase has product MVRSPSRRCALTLFIALFLALPGVSARAAEPPPARAFAPVQLGYQPNAPTVAAHVPGRVLVKLTAEARQAATLPSILRFGQPLAGATTGLAAVDRVFSDAGARSLQGAFIEYRNRTEGARLGLDRWLILDFAGSMPASELADWLSRLREVEAVTFDYIAFPAVVPADPMHSLHWGHNNSAQMLSYNWTNFNHETGSPVGTVGFDANAHTAWDGTQGFGSSSVRIAIIDSGVEAGHPDLLQVTGFDFGNNDSNPDDDSSAPGHGTACAGVAAARNNALGTAGIAAGCSIMPLKVANSAGTMTFVSIQNALTYAADNGANVISMSLGAAITSDPATDAAITYAWNAGCVILAATGNENKSTISYPAIHSLVIGVGAASPCGDRKRSSSSTSELNPGVSADPNGFTCDGERWWGSSYGTTTQGAAGAVDVIAPTILPTTDLLGAAGYDASDYSKWFNGTSCATPYAAGVCALIKSKNPTWTNAQIRDQLRNTAQDVTSVESGAGWDRYAGYGMVDAAAAVGGGGGPVDQVTVTAPNGGETLASGSSTNLTWTSVGSFTTVNLDYSTNGGSSWTSIVTGTPNDGSQAWTVPAAATTQGRVRVSGGTATDLSNANFTITVPSGGYATLPYTTGFENAGAFDAFWSTAVTANGRVRLLTTNTPHAGSYHMVMDDATSGSYSQTEARLRLNLAGQTQVNLSFWWKDFGDETQTQDGIYFSNDGGTSYVKVYSLTPASFSDNTWRNVVLDLDALAATAGLSLNSTFVVKFQQYDDYPISTDGMAFDDISVTVPSGGGGAITAESESNNTSATADGPVGTGVAVTGTISSAADQDYFFFDVSTAGSINVSLAIGSSADLDWFLYNSSLVEVARGYSTANPEVGNYTAAAGHYYLMVDGYQSATSNYTLTLNGGLANIIQPMQKDFAARPAITELLQNFPNPFRGKTAIHFALAQAGRVDLEVFDATGRLVATVAHGDFEPGVHKFQWDGRTDKGDPAARGMYFYRLTAPGFRETRKMLVLE; this is encoded by the coding sequence ATGGTCCGGTCCCCCAGCCGTCGTTGTGCTCTCACCCTCTTCATCGCGCTGTTCCTCGCCCTGCCCGGGGTTTCCGCCCGGGCCGCTGAACCGCCACCCGCTCGGGCCTTCGCACCGGTGCAACTCGGTTATCAGCCGAACGCACCGACGGTCGCCGCCCACGTTCCGGGCCGCGTGCTCGTGAAGCTCACTGCCGAAGCCCGGCAGGCGGCGACCCTGCCCTCGATTCTGCGCTTCGGGCAACCGCTCGCCGGCGCCACGACCGGACTGGCCGCAGTCGATCGCGTGTTCTCCGATGCCGGCGCCCGCTCGCTCCAGGGCGCGTTCATCGAGTACCGCAACCGCACGGAAGGAGCGCGGCTCGGGCTCGATCGATGGCTGATCCTCGACTTCGCGGGCTCGATGCCGGCGTCCGAACTGGCGGATTGGCTGTCGCGATTGCGCGAGGTCGAAGCCGTCACGTTCGACTACATCGCATTCCCGGCGGTGGTGCCCGCCGACCCCATGCACTCGCTGCACTGGGGGCACAACAACTCAGCGCAGATGCTCAGCTACAACTGGACCAACTTCAATCACGAGACCGGTTCGCCGGTCGGCACGGTTGGATTCGACGCGAACGCGCACACCGCCTGGGATGGCACGCAGGGCTTCGGCTCGAGCTCGGTGCGCATCGCGATCATCGACAGCGGCGTCGAGGCGGGGCATCCCGACCTGCTGCAGGTGACGGGTTTCGACTTCGGCAACAACGACTCGAATCCCGACGACGACTCGTCGGCGCCTGGCCACGGCACCGCGTGCGCCGGAGTCGCGGCGGCACGCAACAATGCGCTCGGGACTGCCGGCATCGCGGCGGGCTGCAGCATCATGCCGCTCAAGGTCGCCAATAGCGCCGGTACCATGACGTTCGTCTCGATCCAGAACGCGCTCACGTACGCGGCCGACAACGGCGCCAACGTGATCAGCATGAGCCTCGGCGCGGCGATCACCAGCGACCCGGCCACCGACGCGGCGATTACCTACGCCTGGAACGCCGGGTGCGTGATCCTCGCGGCGACCGGCAACGAGAACAAGTCGACCATCAGCTATCCCGCGATCCACAGCCTCGTGATCGGCGTGGGCGCGGCCTCGCCGTGCGGTGACCGCAAGCGCTCGAGCAGCAGTACGTCGGAACTCAACCCCGGCGTGAGCGCGGATCCGAACGGCTTCACGTGTGACGGCGAGCGCTGGTGGGGCTCGAGCTACGGCACCACGACGCAGGGCGCGGCCGGCGCGGTCGACGTCATCGCGCCGACGATCCTGCCGACCACCGATCTGCTGGGTGCTGCCGGCTACGACGCCAGCGACTACTCCAAGTGGTTCAACGGCACCTCCTGCGCGACGCCGTACGCCGCGGGTGTATGCGCGCTGATCAAGTCGAAGAATCCGACCTGGACGAACGCGCAGATTCGCGATCAGCTCCGCAACACCGCGCAGGACGTCACCAGCGTCGAGTCGGGCGCCGGTTGGGACCGCTACGCCGGCTACGGCATGGTCGATGCGGCCGCCGCGGTCGGTGGTGGTGGTGGTCCGGTCGATCAGGTCACCGTGACCGCTCCGAACGGTGGCGAGACGCTGGCCTCGGGCAGCTCGACCAACCTCACCTGGACCTCGGTCGGCAGCTTCACGACCGTCAATCTCGACTACTCCACCAATGGCGGCAGCTCGTGGACCTCGATCGTCACGGGCACCCCGAACGACGGCTCGCAGGCGTGGACGGTTCCCGCTGCCGCGACCACGCAGGGCCGTGTGCGCGTCAGCGGTGGAACCGCGACCGACCTGAGCAACGCGAACTTCACCATCACGGTGCCGTCGGGCGGCTACGCGACGCTTCCCTACACGACCGGCTTCGAGAACGCCGGCGCATTCGACGCGTTCTGGTCGACTGCGGTCACCGCGAACGGCCGGGTGCGCCTGCTGACCACCAACACCCCGCACGCCGGCAGCTATCACATGGTGATGGACGATGCGACGAGCGGAAGCTATAGCCAGACCGAGGCGCGGCTGCGCCTGAACCTCGCCGGCCAGACCCAGGTCAACCTGTCGTTCTGGTGGAAGGACTTCGGTGACGAGACGCAGACCCAGGACGGTATCTACTTCTCGAACGACGGCGGCACCAGCTACGTGAAGGTCTACAGCCTCACGCCCGCCAGCTTCTCCGACAACACGTGGCGCAACGTGGTGCTCGACCTGGACGCGCTGGCCGCCACGGCCGGGCTCTCGCTCAACTCGACCTTCGTCGTCAAGTTCCAGCAGTACGACGACTATCCAATCTCGACCGACGGCATGGCATTCGACGACATCAGCGTCACGGTGCCATCGGGCGGCGGCGGCGCGATCACGGCCGAGAGCGAATCGAACAACACCTCGGCGACCGCGGACGGCCCGGTCGGAACCGGAGTCGCGGTGACGGGCACGATTTCATCCGCGGCCGACCAGGACTACTTCTTCTTCGACGTGAGCACCGCCGGAAGCATCAATGTGTCGCTGGCGATCGGCTCGAGCGCGGACCTCGACTGGTTCCTCTACAACTCTTCGCTGGTCGAAGTCGCGCGCGGCTACTCGACCGCGAATCCCGAAGTCGGCAACTACACCGCCGCCGCCGGCCACTACTACCTGATGGTCGACGGCTACCAGAGTGCGACCAGCAACTACACGCTGACCCTCAACGGTGGACTCGCGAACATCATCCAGCCGATGCAGAAGGACTTCGCGGCGCGGCCCGCGATCACCGAACTGCTGCAGAACTTTCCGAATCCGTTCCGCGGCAAGACCGCGATCCACTTCGCACTCGCACAGGCGGGGCGCGTCGATCTCGAGGTGTTCGACGCCACCGGTCGCCTGGTCGCGACCGTGGCGCACGGTGACTTCGAGCCGGGCGTCCACAAGTTCCAGTGGGACGGCCGCACCGACAAGGGTGATCCGGCGGCGAGGGGCATGTACTTCTATCGCCTCACCGCGCCCGGATTCCGCGAGACCCGCAAGATGCTGGTGCTGGAGTAA